TCAAGGCCTGGCGCGAAGCCGGCGGCGCGGTGGACAAGAAAGACTGAATCCGGCGCTCACTTGAGCGGACCGCACACCCGTTCGAATCCCGCCACCACGAACGGGATCATGCGGTCGTAGGCGGTCTGAAAGTCGTCGGAGCGGCACAGGCCGCCGGACATGACGTTGATACGGCCGGTGTTGGCGAACGTCAGTGACATGGCACCGGACATGAAGTGGTAGCACCAATACAGATCGGCGCGCTCCGCCCGTGGCAGGGCCGCCGCCAACGCCTCCACGAACGCTTCCATGGGGCCATCGAAATGGCGGCTCATCAGTACCGGTCCCCACACCGGCGAGGTGTTCACGTAGGCCAGCAGCGCGCAATAGTTACGCCACCCCTGATCCTCGCTTTCCTGGGCCATTTCCAGTGGCCGCAGATACGCCTCGATGATTTTTTCCAGCGGTATCGGATCGCATTCGGCACGGGCCGAAGCCAGTGCCGCCAGGCGGTCTTCGTTGAGAATGCGCGCGCGGCGCTGAAATACGGTATCGAACAGCTTCTGCTTGGCGCCGAAGTAATAGCCGATCAGGGCCAGATCGACATCGGCTTCGCCGGCCACCGCCCGTAACGTGACGGCGTCATAACCGTGGTAGGCGAACAGACGCTCGGCGGCGTCCAGAATCAGCGTGTCGCGGTTGCCCCCGCCATCGCGGGAACGCGGCCGGCCCACGGCTTTCTTCCTGGCCGGGGATTTCGCGGACTTGGGGGGCTTGGTCGTCATGGACGGATAGTACGCAAGCCCCCCGGCTTCAACAACCGCCGGTTTTTCCCGGCGTCAGTCTCACTTCAGGGACAGTCCCCCA
This sequence is a window from Alloalcanivorax dieselolei B5. Protein-coding genes within it:
- a CDS encoding TetR/AcrR family transcriptional regulator, which codes for MGRPRSRDGGGNRDTLILDAAERLFAYHGYDAVTLRAVAGEADVDLALIGYYFGAKQKLFDTVFQRRARILNEDRLAALASARAECDPIPLEKIIEAYLRPLEMAQESEDQGWRNYCALLAYVNTSPVWGPVLMSRHFDGPMEAFVEALAAALPRAERADLYWCYHFMSGAMSLTFANTGRINVMSGGLCRSDDFQTAYDRMIPFVVAGFERVCGPLK